The following DNA comes from Anopheles coustani chromosome 2, idAnoCousDA_361_x.2, whole genome shotgun sequence.
ATTGTGAACACTGAATTTCTTGACCCACtgtaaaatgtttattaaaatGCTCGACAACCCACGTTATCGGTGTAAACGAATTAACGTTAGTTGGCGTTAATGAATAACCTTCAACTTTATGATAGTTTGCATGCCCTTCATGTTGATTTCATGTGTAATCGACACCTTTGGTGGGTTACACTTCTTAAATTTTACCAACTAGTTACTATTACtgcatttacaaaaaaaatctttcttctttttggcgtaacgaccatctttggtcatgcctgccctttaagggcttacaagactttttccctttgtgtacgtggacagtcagtcctctcgtacaaggGAGTACAATGTACAAATCCTTTATTGAATGAATAATTCATCTTAGCTGCATGAATAAGTATAAACAATCTAGGTACATCAGGTTCAGACAGAGAACATCCGATTTAATTGGTCGTCTTTTAAAGTCGAGAATTAAAGAAACGTTCTTAGTTGGAAGTGAATAGTAAACGACAAGTAGAAGATACATTTTCTGCAGCAtgagaaacacaaaaagaGCAACAACCAAAACGATCACAGGGAAAAATGTGTCGGTCACTCTGGTCCACCATTTACCATATGCAAAGTAGATGCAAACAACGTGTCGGACCGGAGTGTTGGGCAAATGTTTGACTAGATACAACGATGGACCTTTCCGGGGAAAAATGCCCGTGGCTTGCCGACGCTTGACCATAAGTGGACCATCCTTTCCTACTTCCTCTCCACTGCGCTCCATAACATGTTCCCGTTCGCCGGCGATGAAAGGAAGAACAAAAGGGTTTCATTGCGCCAACGTTAGATTGGAGTCCGTTAACTAACATGGAAtccattttaaaaatgaaatgaaacacagCTAAACTCAATAGCTCAACAGACTAGCGGCCGAGTGGGTCCCTCATTCGATGGCGCATTGTCTTGCTTTTTATGTTTCTAAATTGCACCAAAAGTGGGTCAACGACGTGGAAAAATGTGAGGTTAAAATGTTCATGTTTTCAAAAGGGCAGAACAGCCCCGGGGAAACCCGATGCCCCCCCATCGTTGGGCAACGTGAAATCAAACAAGGACACTTGAGAACCGGAGAGCAGAAAAAAGATCCAGCCAGGGACACCGAAGGGCAATCCTTTTTCCCGTGCGACCCCACCCGTTTGCCTGCCTGCCAGCCGCCGCCACGATGGAACGGAGACAATCGGAAACGGCCGACATTGGACGGCCACTTTGGCTCCGTACGTCAGCTGCCCGTTTGGGAACCGTTCCCTGTGctgattggttttaaattgaaacgaaCCTCCTCGGGGAAAGGGTCCCGGCACGGGGAGCCGTGTGGCGGAAGGGATGATCGAGGTCGCCATTCTTTCAATCGTGCCCGATGTCGTCCTTGGCCGCACGGGCTGCGCGTGATTTTAGGGCAAAGAAAGACCATCGAAAGGGCTTTCTCAGATCCTGCGAGCGATAGGGATTCATTACATTAGTGAGCACCTCTCGTTGGAGACCGTTTACAATGAGTCTTGGTTCGGGCAAATTGCGATATCTCATTCCAAGGTTTCAgtaaatgtttttcctttggtaCATCGAACGAATAggtaatgatgatgaagaGTTGTTGCTAATTTTTCGAAAAGCTTTTAGATTTAATAATTTGGTTAATTAGCGATTTTGATTCTGAAAGCTGTTAGGATGCATTTTTGCTTTGATTAAAAACATGGGGCTTAATTTACATTGATTCACTAATTACTACTCCATTGAAATActgtattttctttcatttacaaacataaacacatttcgtttcaaaacatttgatcACCAGATCAACACAGAAAGTGTTGAGATTGTAATACCGTCTGGTGGATCTGTCTTGGAGAAGATACTTCTTACCAATCGAACAGAAACAAGAGCCGGAATTGGTTGACCAAAACACGTAGCTAGGAGttcgaattttcttttttttcactcctGGCTGATTTCCAGAAACAAGCGACAACAGAAGATGACACCATCAAAGCCAAGCCTTTTATTCACGCAACAAATGAAAGACCTCGATGGTGATGGTAAAGCGTATTCTATCTCTCATAAAGTCTTGCCAAGTTTCAGTGAAGTTCTTCCTTGAAATCCTAGAAGCTACGATAACCAGGGGCGGATCAATCTATTCCAGGGCCCTAAGTGGTGGAGTAATCGGGGCCCTTCAGACATTTTCATTACTGTGTTTTGATATATTATATTTCAATACCAATACCATATAGCAATTATTTCCATACCAAGGACCTATGTTggacttgtttgttttataacaGGTTGTAATCCTATATATAGTTTGAAGCCGctatgatttgttttatttcggatTGCGAGTCAGATtcgattttcaattatttctataaatttattaataatCTTATGTTATTGGTAATTATTTTATCCGATAACTTCATTATTTTCTGCTTCTTTTaacgctttcaaatctattctttcatttcttttatttcttgtgAATGTATAATATTTCATAtctattcgttttttttcttttccattttgtgcAAACAAGGGAATAGAGGAAGTGCAAATAACTACCACGGATCATTTGAATCTTCATTGTCGCATAATACATTTCAAATCGTTCCCCAATTATTAAAGATGAATTGAATCACTGTTTTGAATCAAGTCCGGCTGGCCTACGCGGAATAATTTCGTCAATTCCCCTAATATTAATTtggttgggtttttatttatattcatCATTCGTTTTAACAATTCAACCAAATAATACTAAACTCAGCTCAGctaacaaacaatttaaatccTATTGTTTTTGTGACTTTTTCGGATATATTTTACCGGGAGTTTATTGTGATTTTATACGTATGCTCAGTTCAGTTCTCTTCTTTccaaaatttttatttcattaaaataaatttctctCCATTTACATACGCTCGAACACGTCTGGgagatgttgttgttttttatgtaGTCAAATTATACTGGTTTGTCGAAATCCAGCGTCTGTTCTTTTTCCCATGCAGACTACACCGGTAATCCTTTGGCTTTTACCTGAACACTAAGCtggagaaaaataattgatattcacgACGCAAACCATGGGGAGAAAACCCTGAAAGCAATAAACTACACGCTAAACTTTAGTAAAAGCGCTAGCGGCAGATAAGCAAAGCTATGAATTTCGTATTCTAAAATCATGCCCCAACTCTCGACCGTACTGAAGCTGGGCGAAACTTTTTGCTTTCGTCCATAAACTATTCCatttctccctccctcctctcCTGCGAGTGTTGCTTTGCTTGCTCATATTTAATTCTTCCCTTTCGCGCTAGATCGATGCCGCCCTCAGCCTCACCTCGTCCTCCGACACGGAAACGACCGCGAACCGGAACCAGATGAAGGTGGACGACATGCTGCGGAGAAAGTACGAATCGTCCAACATGAAGCATCCAGGTCGGTAGTGTTCTTTCTTCATGTCGTTTTCACCCCGCTTGGTCGTTGCATCGTAGACCCTGGTGGAGGAGTTTATTAATTTACATAAATAAATGGCCATTTTGCGTTGCGACTCTTCTTCTCCCGACTCGCACGTCGGGAAACTAGATGATACCCGGGGTGAACATCAGATCGACTACGAGCTGCGGCGGGCCAAGGAGCGGAGGGCGCACGAGGAGGTACTGTCCGGACGCTACCGTAATCCGCCCTTTTCGCACCGTAAGTATTTGCAAATGTTGTTCGTTCATAACAACGAGCTCTCTCGCCTCGCGGCAGGATTGTCAGATAAACGattcacttttattttccaccgtagTTCTACCGCAAAGTACGCCGCCACAACCGGTGCCAAGTGCGATGACGGGGATGGCAGCAACGGCCGGATCCACCACGGTGGACCAGAGATCCTCGGAGCGAGGTCCTTCGCACAGTATCAGTGCCGACTTTAGCCACAGCAACTACAGCAATAATTCGTACTCGCTGGACTCGAAGTCGCCCCAGGCGTCGGCCGGGGGTGCGCCCGAGGGGGAACCGTTGGCCAGAGCGGTAGCTAATACAGTCGCCACCCCAGAGGGTATCCACCCGCTGGCTAAGGACTTTCACCTGGCTCGGATGGAGCCACGTTTGGGTGAGTTTTGGTAGCTGCTGGGGGAAAAACAAGCCACCGTATTTTTTCCTTAATCAACCATGAAGACGCACCTTCCATATTAAGTCAATGCCTCGGAAAGAGTACCACCTCTGAGTATGCCCTATAATACGCGCCTAACCCATCCCATTCGCTTACAGGTATTCCGAGCAGTGCCTCAACGAGCGACAACGAGTCGTGCGCGTTCAGCGGCACGCTCGAGTCGTCCGAGCTGAAGATGTGGATCCGGTCCGAGTCGGAGAACTCGGTGCCCTCGTGGGCTTCCTCCATCAGCCTCGACAGCCAGTCGGAGGAGGCGGTGCTGGACTTCATGAAGCGCTTCGTGCGGATCCTTTTCCACGACAGCGCCAGCATCACGCTGCAGCTCAAATCGGACTTTGGCCAGTACGCGCGGGTGAGTTGGAACGGAGGGGGGGAGTTTGCACGGGAATGAACGAAACGAGCTCGCCGGGAATGGCATTCGCAACCCCGCACCCTTTGCATCGTCATCTCCACGGCGTTCCACGCACGAGATGGTGGGataggggaaaaaaatatcgaTCATCGATAAAATGCCACCGACGGCGACGGAGCGCGAttatggcgatgatgatggcgctGGAGTACATTTATCTTGATCGCTATCTATTGAATTCTTTACGATGTTTGTCAAGGAATGCAAGTTTGCTATCGTTCTGTAGCGGAAATGGTCATGAAAGCATGCGCTTTCGTTATTCaatatttagttttatttttttttcgaactttACAACACCTTCAGCACTATCATTCCGTTTCATCTTACCAGTGAAGACACGAAATGTTTAATGTACTTTTGGATTGGCATAACACTTTTCGAATTTCCCCaatttcataaatatttttacGGAAAACGACCGCATTTTCAAGCTCAACCATTTGTGTGTGAAGGAGGAGTAAAACATTCgaaatttatttgcaaatAGTTAGCCTATTTTAAGATCTTTGTTAGAAAGAAATCAACATTTTCTGATTTTCTGACTCGTAGAATTTGACTATCTTAGTCTTATAGCACATCCAATTGTTTGAGAAggatgtttgaaaaaaaaaatctcgaaGAATTACGTTTTAAAGTATTGATTTATAACCTTCTTGggaattttgttaattttttagtCTTGTAGAGCACGATTAAATCCTGATGACCATAGAATAGTATTCTTTAGATAATATCAGTCTTCTTAAGATACTTTtatatgcttttttttcgaataGGATAAGTAgggaaaattgaacttttttctGGCCTacaattaatttgtttctatGGTTAACGTTTAgccattttccttcgccaaACTTATTGCGATCCTTTGAAAGGCTGTTCGGCTTTATGAtgctgtttttcatttatttggtACATATTTATTCAGTCGAAATGGAAATTGCTGAAATTCAATCGGCCAATTCCATGAGacaattgttttattatatttttgcgATGATAACATATCTTTCAATGAACGAATGAAATCAATTTGCTTAGAGCAATTCAGCTTGTTGTCATTGTTTTATCATTCAGTCCTTGGTTGAatgacaaattttaaattcgtCAGAAATACTATACTGGTAATTACTGGTAATACtggtaatttaaaaacatagcAACGAAATGTTTTACAGAATgtttaagtttattttaataCGAATATTGTATTGTTAATAATGTTTCTTTAGTTATTAATGACAAACTTTACAATAGTTCCCCTAAAATAAGCTACCTTACTTTTGTAATTTATACAGTGCACGGTACGCTTAATCATAATAACAACACGACTTACTGATTTACTACCCTGCGAATGTTTACAGCATTTTGAACAAATCATACTTTCTCTACAAATATTCTACTCTTCGTTCGCAGACTGAAACGGGTCGACTGTGGTTCTCCCGCTTGGTGAACGCGCAGCGGGCCAAAACTAAGCGAGTCGACGAATCGACGTTCTACTCGCTGATCCAGTACTTCGCGATCGTCTTGTTTGAGTGTGCCGAAAGCGAAGACTACTCTCCGGCCAAAACTCTTATGAACATGTGCTTTACCTTTTACCACGATAGTAAGTAAAGTTACCCAAGGTTGCATTTCTAGAATGCCATACATCTAATATCTGTGTTTGCATCCTTACCTAGTTGATGTTCCGGGCTGTGATCCGTACCGGGAGTACCTGTACACCTACTTGCGCGATCAACCGATCTGGCAGACGTTGCGCTTCTGGAATGCGGCCTTCTTCGATGCGTTGCAGACGGAGCGGAAGCATCGGCCGGTGCCACCGACGGTTAAGCATTCGCCCAATGCCACCAAGCCGCTATCGAAGGGTTGCCACGGGCTGTCGGAAGTCGGTGCTGGAGGAGACGAAGGACATCTTAATGCCGCCCTTACACTGGCCGTCCCGGAGATGGAACGGTCCTCGTCCACCAGTGCCTGCGATCGGACCGATCCGGCGGAGCTGCAGGAGGACAAGCACTACCATCAAAATCTCAGCTTTGGCCAGCTCGGGTAAGAAAGCTAGTCATGTTTCTGGTCGGTACTACAACTGACATCGAACTTATGGTTTCGCCTTTACAGAAGTTTCACCTGTAACATGCACGCCTTTGGCCTGTCCCGGGAGCTGTGCAATGAGTTTCTACTTAAGCAGGGTGTTATTGCCAATTTGTCACCAGGTAATGTATCAAATGTGAAGTATCTAACCGTTTATCAAAACCCTACTCATACGTTaaatcacaaacaaaaaccggccTTTGCCAGACATTTGAATACTCTACCGAAACCGTTATACACACTTTCCTACTCCACAGAGCAACAAAAACTTCTGCAGGAAAATGTCGACCGCATGTACCGTGAGACGGATCCTTGGCGGGAGAACTAGGGCACGGCAAGGCGTCGGCGTGCCCCCGAGCGTAAACTAACTAACCTACAAACGCATGCAAAACCGGATAGTATTTTGTGATAACTTTTTGTGATGTCCAGTAGATCCGTTCCGACGAATAGAAGTAACGTGTTGTTTGCAACTAAAATGGTTTGTACGAGCATGGAGTTGGTATGAGGTAATGTCAGGCCGACGTCAGTCAGATGACGTTGAAGTTATTATTATCAGAGTACGATTGCGAGTAGCACACTTGCCTAGACACCGGTAGTTCCTGCAGGATTTTTCTGAAAATAACTACGATACTGTGTTTCGATTCGATCAGAGAAGTAACAGAGAAAATGATTAGTGAAACTAGGGCTCGGCCAGGAGAGACCAGATTCTTATGATAGACAGTTTAGAACGAAAAGCAACGCATACAGTTCAAGAGTGTGTGCCTCCGGAAATGACTGATGGACGCGGGAACGAAATTCGACGAAGAAAAACCGAACGGGCCAATACGTATTATCAAATCTTAAAGCAATCGCGGCTACGAACAGCAGCCATTTAAAGCAACCAAATTgcatttaaacaaaacaaagtggTGATTAAATCGATTCGACAATAAAGCATACGGAAAGATGACGTAAAGCGCCCGTCAAACACACGCTGGTGCATCGAAAGTGCAGCCAACGGATGCGGTCAGGCGTCCGTGCGCTATATCATTCCAACAATAAGTGAACCAAGACGTGATCAACGGATCGAAAGATCATTAAACTAATCGATGTGAGCAATGCTTTAAatagaattaattaaaaaaaatgggtgGTAGCACACAGCTCAACATTCGTAAGATaccggaatggaacgaaccTAAGCTATAGTAAAGAAGATATCGTTAAACACTGTCGTACTACGGCTAAGCAATAAAAGGATTTAAGGAAACAGAGAGAAAACTAACGAGAATCGAGAAAACTACCGGCCGGAGGATAATGCAGTGGATAAAGATAGCAAGACCTTATGCATGGTGAtagagaacaaaaaacaacaagcaaaTCCGTTAACTAGTTTATAAAACGTTTTCAAAGTGCAGTcgagatatgtttgaatttgtcgAAAagcggaaagcaaaacaaaccaaaaagacAAAACACACAGAAACCTGCATTGTGTATGTACGGTGTCGACACAATATCTATTTCCAATCTCCTAGAATTCGCCTATCAAAAACTAAACCGAATAAAACAACCCTCAAACCAATTGAAACAATTGAACTAACGACGTAATTATACTTTCACTAAACTTTAGCATACTTTAACGCCACTGACTTCGGTGAACTGAGACTGGTGGGAACCCTTAGTCATTAGGGACGATTAAATAGTTCTTTGCTCTACGCGTTCGCTTGTCCTCGTACTTGATTTCTATTCATCTTCGGGTAGCATCTACAAGTTGTGTTTCTGGAGGAAACGATCGGTTCGCTTGCGGGAAGTACGTTTTTTAAAGCTATTCATGTAAAATTCTCcaacactttaaatgtttaaactcTAAGTGCGTTAAAAATCATCTCTGTACGTTGTTCGCGATATTGTTCTTAATCGtctacaaaattaaaaatcgcAGTTAAAACAGAGACCGACCTGGCTGAGGCTCGCAACAGATTATTAAGGATCGTCTCCAATTATTGGCGTAAGGGAGGAAACGAAATACTTTCGCAACGGAAAAATACCGACACACCGGGCGTGTTCGTATAAGTTAAACGtaaatagtttattttcttcaattaATTCTCCctaaaaaaaacgtttgtgTAAATCTCAATTCTTCTTTAAGTAAACTCTTCATAGCTTCATAGCAGCTCGTGACGTAAggggtggttttttgttgtttcgttgtttCCGCTGTTTAAAATTGTCTTTGTTGGTGTCCTCGCGCTCTAGCCCCTTGCGTCCAATGCGCTCGTATTAATCCTCTCTCGTCCAGCAAGTACCGGCCGTACACTGACCACCGGTGGGCGTCCACGGAAATCGCGAACGAGACGATACCCGGGTACTCCCGTGCACCCATACTTGGGGGGATGGCTTCTGAGGCGCAATGCTATCTATTCGATGTGCAGAGTTAAGTGAAGCGACCCCAGCCGATCACGCATGCCACCGCGGTAGATAATGTTCTTTGCCCAGGCGCGGCACTCGATGCTGATGGGCCGACGTGCTGCAAGAAAGAAGTAGAAACGGAACACCGTGAGCGAGACCGAATGGAAAGATaaagggattatggattggtTGATGCCGCATTATGATCGCGTGGTTCGATGTTATCAGCCGGCCAGGGGTTTCGTAACGGTATGCGGTATACTTACGTATAGGTCTCGCCAGATGTACCGCCACCAGGGGGCTCAGGTAGCCTTCGACGTTCATGTACGGGTAGTAATAGCTGGGGAAACCTCGGGTCGGATAGTACTGGACCGGTCCTAGCAGATCATCCTCGGCGTTGGTAAGCTCCTTGCACGAAATCCACACCTGTTTACGATCGGCCGGATTCAGCGATCGGATGTGGGAGGTAAGGTCTTCGGGCATGTCGGCGGGCAGATCGTCCACGTCCTCGTAGAACTGCGGCACCCAACCGTAGATCTAAGCCAGCGGTGTGGGAGTTAAAACAGTTTGTAAGCAACACCATAAAACCTAGACGGAACGAACGACTGATTCAAGCGGATGTTCAATGCATACCCGATTTAGCTTGATGAAGATGCACGGTGCTGACTTGTTGTAACCATAGCCTTCGGCTGCCGAGCATTCACCCAGATTTTTCACATCGAACGCGCACACTTGGCCAGGCTTTGGTGGTGTGTTGAAGTCGCATATCGCCTGGTTCTTACCACCTCCGGGTAGCTTCGTGTTATCGACGTAGGCTAAAAGAAGGGACAACAACCATAACTCAAACCATCCAAACATCTCCTCACACCGGATGACACTTACGTTCCAGAAACGCGTTAATCTGACCGACCCACTCGCCGACGGATGTTTTGTTGGCCGCCGTGTACTCGATGGAGGAGATCTCCGAATCTTCCAGCCGGGGACGATAGCTGAGACCGGGATTGGAACCGATGCGGGACTCGTCCAGCTGCCACTTGGGATACTGATGGTTCAGCGTCACCAGCAGACCCTGCATGCAGATTGCGAACAGTGCCGCCAGCACGGTGTAGAAGGCGGCATAGAAGATCATAAGTTGTGCTGCAAACAGTCAATagatggggggaaaaaaacaaactttcgttagtggaaccatttttctttcctaccAATTAGACACCGTTTCGATAGACCTCCCTACTTAAAACTTCCGGTACGCCGGAGGAACGCTCCACGATAGGAACGCTCTAATAAAGCGATAAGTAAGTTGCAACCCAGTCCTAATCAAAGTGCACATAGCAACAGCACCACAACAACTTTCACGGCACACGTTGAAGTCGGCTGAGGGGACAATTAATCCAAACATGTCATGTTCATCACACCTCGGAGGTGGTTCCACCAGGGTAGGGTAAATTGCACTCATAACGGGTCGCCGTAAATTACCAACATCAACGCGCACGGCCACTTTGCGCATAATTGTGTTTTAATATCCTACTAATAGATAGGAATTTGCAAGTGCATCATGAGAAACGCCGTGGTTGTACGGTTGTAATAGTTTTCTCCTCAGGTGACACCCTGTTTTTTCGCTTGGCCCTGCGGTCTGTTTACTCCGATCACGTTCACTCCCACTCGACCGACCTGTTGTGTCCTACGGTAAGCTGTTTTCCGTGACCATTCCCCAACGGAAGTAAATAGGGAACAGTGCTCATATTTACCTTCTTTCCATTTAACATTTGCTGTAGGTCTCTAATCAGAGTATATTACACTAATTATGATGCcatcatattttttaaaagtgaAGCTCAACATCCTTTATGGAAATCCGATAAATAAAGCTTGTGTAAATATGTAaagttgttttcaatattcaatattgttttaaacTCTTTCCAAAGGGTATCTATACTATAAAATGTAGAGTtacaaataataaactttttttttttaattctctaATTACCTT
Coding sequences within:
- the LOC131263385 gene encoding uncharacterized protein KIAA0513, encoding MEGSALSTFSRGSRMSPKQQNGSGTMATTDPGATADGQAGKGAFSLANGANGRERRSAGEGPPLGEGGGPRDTPPATNRIRSFMGKTPSAIKSKFLSVLGNSTEIINGISNKIDAALSLTSSSDTETTANRNQMKVDDMLRRKYESSNMKHPDDTRGEHQIDYELRRAKERRAHEEVLSGRYRNPPFSHLLPQSTPPQPVPSAMTGMAATAGSTTVDQRSSERGPSHSISADFSHSNYSNNSYSLDSKSPQASAGGAPEGEPLARAVANTVATPEGIHPLAKDFHLARMEPRLGIPSSASTSDNESCAFSGTLESSELKMWIRSESENSVPSWASSISLDSQSEEAVLDFMKRFVRILFHDSASITLQLKSDFGQYARTETGRLWFSRLVNAQRAKTKRVDESTFYSLIQYFAIVLFECAESEDYSPAKTLMNMCFTFYHDIDVPGCDPYREYLYTYLRDQPIWQTLRFWNAAFFDALQTERKHRPVPPTVKHSPNATKPLSKGCHGLSEVGAGGDEGHLNAALTLAVPEMERSSSTSACDRTDPAELQEDKHYHQNLSFGQLGSFTCNMHAFGLSRELCNEFLLKQGVIANLSPEQQKLLQENVDRMYRETDPWREN
- the LOC131263400 gene encoding sodium/potassium-transporting ATPase subunit beta-2-like, with product MPEKRVSQARIVRTYEFPTKPEKQTLGQYLYNSQDGKILGRTAKNWAQLMIFYAAFYTVLAALFAICMQGLLVTLNHQYPKWQLDESRIGSNPGLSYRPRLEDSEISSIEYTAANKTSVGEWVGQINAFLEPYVDNTKLPGGGKNQAICDFNTPPKPGQVCAFDVKNLGECSAAEGYGYNKSAPCIFIKLNRIYGWVPQFYEDVDDLPADMPEDLTSHIRSLNPADRKQVWISCKELTNAEDDLLGPVQYYPTRGFPSYYYPYMNVEGYLSPLVAVHLARPIPRRPISIECRAWAKNIIYRGGMRDRLGSLHLTLHIE